The following are encoded together in the Cheilinus undulatus linkage group 3, ASM1832078v1, whole genome shotgun sequence genome:
- the LOC121506045 gene encoding dnaJ homolog subfamily C member 11, giving the protein MSFQGTRGVGGTGTNANMAASLDDDFESNNQDYYSLLNVRKEATLEELKASYRRLCMLYHPDKHRDPELKSQAEQLFNQVHQAYEVLSDDHSRAIYDIFGKKGLEVEGWEVVERKRTPAEIREEYERLQREREERRLQQRTNPKGTISVGVDATDLFDRYDEDFEEMPGGGFPHIEINKMHISQSIEAPLTNSDTAVLSGSLSTHNGNGGGNINMTVRRVTSAKGWGEVEFGAGDILGPLIGLKVFRNVTTRCFLTAQCGLQFSPRGLRPSCSLMTARHLDQNTMGYLQWRWGPNSAMTTSLVRDTKSSHFTLALQLGVPHSYLMMSYQYKFQDEDQTKVKGSVKTGWFGTVVEYGAERKISRHSVLSATVSIGVPQGVTLKIKLVRASQTYLFPVHLTDQLLPSAVFYATVGPLLFYMAVHRLVIIPYTRAQKEEELELQRKSSATDIAKKKQEAETAVLLMQESVRRIIEAEESKMGLIILNAWYGKFVSDTSQKQEKAKVIDVTVPLQCLVKDSKLILTESSKAGLPGFYDPCVGEEKSLKLLYQFRGVMHQVISADTEPLRIPKQSHRIESES; this is encoded by the exons ATGAGCTTCCAGGGCACTAGAGGGGTAGGCGGGACTGGAACAAACGCAAACATGGCGGCGTCCTTAGATGATGATTTTGAGTCTAATAATCAGGATTACTACTCTCTTCTCAACGTTAGGAAAGAG GCTACATTAGAGGAACTAAAGGCATCATATCGGAGGCTATGTATGCTCTATCATCCTGACAAACATCGAGATCCTGAACTGAAAAGTCAGGCTGAACAGCTGTTTAACCAGGTGCACCAAGCATATGAAG TTCTGAGTGATGATCACTCTAGAGCCATCTATGACATCTTTGGGAAAAAAGGACTGGAGGTTGAAGGCTGGGAG GTGgtggagagaaaaagaacaCCAGCAGAAATTCGTGAGGAGTATGAAAGacttcagagagaaagagaagagaggagactGCAGCAAAGAACTAACCCTAAG GGCACCATCAGCGTGGGTGTGGACGCTACAGACTTGTTTGACCGTTATGATGAAGACTTTGAAGAGATGCCAGGAGGAGGGTTTCCTCATATTGAAATCAACAAGATGCACATTTCACAGTCCATAGAG gctCCTTTGACAAACTCCGACACAGCAGTGTTGTCAGGCTCACTCTCTACACACAATGGGAATGGAGGGGGCAACATTAACATGACTGTTCGAAGGGTTACATCAGCCAAGGGATGGGGAGAG GTGGAGTTTGGTGCAGGAGACATACTTGGACCTCTCATTGGATTAAAGGTGTTTCGTAACGTCACTACACGTTG TTTCTTGACAGCTCAGTGTGGTCTGCAGTTCTCTCCTCGAGGTTTACGGCCAAGCTGTTCTCTGATGACAGCACGCCACCTGGACCAGAACACAATGGGCTATCTACAGTGGCGTTGGGGACCCAACAGCGCCATGACAACTAGCCTGGTCCGAGACACAAAAAGCAGCCACTTTACTCTCGCTCTGCAG CTTGGCGTTCCTCACTCCTACCTGATGATGAGCTACCAGTATAAATTCCAGGATGAAGACCAGACCAAAGTTAAAGGCTCTGTGAA GACGGGCTGGTTCGGCACTGTGGTGGAATATGGagcagagaggaagatcagCCGACACAGTGTCCTGTCAGCGACTGTCAGCATCGGGGTCCCTCAGGGAGTCACGCTCAAGATCAA GCTGGTGCGTGCCAGTCAAACATACCTGTTTCCAGTCCACCTGACAGATCAGCTTCTGCCAAGTGCTGTGTTTTATGCCACTGTTGGACCGCTACTGTTCTACATGGCTGTCCACAGACTGGTCATCATCCCATATACACGGGCACAGAAGGAGGA AGAGCTGGAGCTGCAGAGAAAGAGCTCAGCCACAGACATCGCCAAGAAGAAGCAGGAGGCAGAGACTGCT GTTCTGCTGATGCAGGAGTCTGTGAGGAGAATCATAGAGGCGGAAGAATCCAAGATGG GCCTGATCATCCTGAATGCCTGGTACGGAAAGTTTGTGTCTGACACCAGCCAGAAGCAGGAAAAAGCAAAGGTGATTGATGTCACCGTGCCTCTGCAGTGCCTGGTCAAAGACTCCAAACTCATCCTCACAGAGTCTTCTAAG GCTGGACTGCCAGGATTCTACGACCCCTGTGTGGGAGAGGAGAAAAGTCTCAAATTACTGTACCAGTTCAGAGGTGTCATGCACCAAGTCATCTCTGCAGACACTGAGCCACTAAGGATACCCAAGCAAT cCCACAGAATTGAGTCTGAGTCTTAA